GAGCTCGCGCCGCGCGCGCGCGGCACGCAGCGCCTCGTCGGCCTCGTCGACGCGCGCGCGCAGGTCGCGCGCGTCGAGCACGACGACGACGTCGCCCTCCGCCACGGTCGAGCCCGCGGCGACGCGCACGTCCTCGATCCGCGCGAGCACGCGCGACGAGACGATCGTGTGGCGCGCGGAGGCGATGGCGCCCGACGCCCACTCGACCTCGGGTCCGACCCGCTCCTCGGCCGCGACGGCGACGGCGCCCTCGGGCGGCGCGACGCGCGGCAGGTCGCGCGTCGCGGGCGCGACGGCCTCGCCGCACGCGGCGAGCAGGGCGGCTGTGGGAATCGCGGCGGCGAGCGCGCGCCGCCGGCGCGGGAGGCGGATCATGGCGAGTCCTCCGCTCCGGCGACGGGCAGGCCGTGGCCGGGAACGTCGCGATAGACGCGGTAGTAGGCGACGGGGACGACGAGCAGCGTGAACGCGGTCGAGACGAGCAGGCCGAAGAGCAGCGCCCACGCGAGGCCCGAGAAGATCGGATCGAGCGTGATCGGAACGGCCGCGAGCATCGCGGTTCCCGCCGTCAGCAGGATGGGCCGCGTGCGCACGGCGCCCGCGCGCACGGTCGCCTCCTCGAGCGAGAGGCCCTCGCGCAGCCCGACGTGCAGGAACTCGATCAACAGCACGGCGTTGCGCACCGCGATCCCCGCGAGCGCGATCATCCCGATCATCGCCGTCGCCGTGAAGAACGTCGGGCTCGCGTGGCCGCCGACGTCGTGCGGCGCGAAGAGCTGCAGCAGCCAGAAGCCCGGCATGATGCCGATCAGCGTGAGCGGGATCGAGATCATGAGCACGAGCGGCATCGCATAGCTCTGCGTCTGGTAGACGACGAGGAAGTAGATGCCGACGAGCGCGACGCCGAACGCGATGCCGAGGTCGCGGAACACGTCGCGCGTGATCTCGAGCTCGCCCTCGCTCATCCACGCGATCCGCGTGCCGGCGGGCAGGCGCCAGGGGAGGCCCCCGCCGTTCGCGAAGTAGGTGCGGCCGGCGAGCGCGCGCGGCGCGCGCGCGTCCGACGCGGCCTCGCCGCGCGCGCCCGCGTCCGCGAGGTCGGCCTCGACGTCGGCGGCGACCTCGGCCGGCGCGCGCCCGACCGGCTCCGCGTACACGAACGCGACGCGCCGCAGGTCCTTGTGGTAGATGGCGCGGTCGGCGGGCGCGCGCTCGAACGCGCCGAGCTCGCCGATGCGCACGACGGGCACGGCGCCGTCGCGCACACCGCCGCCCTCGCGCGTCTTCACGATGCCGGGCCGCCCCTTCACGGGCAGCGCGAGCAGCGCGGCCTCGCTCGACCGCTCGCTCCGCGCGACGCGCAGCTCGATCGGCAGCGGGTTCGCCTCGTCGGCGACGTGCAGCGTCGTCGCCGTCTCGCCCGCGAGCGCGAGCCGCACGGTCGCTGCGATCTCGGCGACCGAGACGCCCGAGCGCGCGGCCTTCTCGGGGTCGGGCGCGAACACGAGCCGCGTCGCGTCCGCCTCGACGGTCGAGTCGACGTCGTGCACGCCGGGCTCGGCGCGCAGGCGCTCCTCGACCGCGAGCGCGGCCTCGCGGATGCGCTCGTAGGGCGTGTCGGCGTCGCCCGCGACCTCGACGGTGAGCGTCGCGAGCACGGGCGGCCCGGGCGGCAGCTCGACCACCGCGATGCGCACGCCCTCCTCGCCGGCCACGCGCTCGAGCTCGCCGCGCAGGCGCAGCGCGACTTCGTGCGAGCGCAGCGCGCGCTCGCCCTTCGGCAGCAGCGTGAGCCGGATCTCCGCGACGTTCGGGCCCTGGCGAAGGAAGTAGTGGCGGACCATGCCGTTGAAGTCCATCGGCGACGCGAGCCCGCTGTAGATCTGGAAGTCGACGACCTCGCTCGCGCCGCGCAGCACCTCGGCGAGGCGGCGCGCGACGGCGTCGCTGCGCTCGAGCGTCGTGCCCTCGGGCGCGTCGACGAGCACCTGCAGCTCGTTCTTGTTGTCGAAGGGCAGCATCTTGAGGGGGACGGCGCGCACGCCCACGAGCAGCGCGGCGCCCGCGAACAGCGCGGCCACCGTCGCGAACAGCGCGCGCGCGCGCGCGGGCCGCTCGAGGAAGGCGCCGAGCCCGCGCCGGTAGAGCGCGTAGAGGCGCGTCGCCTCGACGCGCTCGCCCTCGGCGTCGTCGCCCGCGGCCTCGGCGCGGCCCCGCAGCGCGTGATAGGCGAGCCACGGCGTGATGGTGAACGCGACGACCATCGACATCGCCATCGAGACCGGGACGTTGAGCGCCATCGGCCGCATGTAGGGGCCCATCATCCCGGTGATGAACACCATGGGCAGGAACGAGACGATCACCGCGAGCGTCGCGATCACGATCGGCGGGCGCACCTC
This genomic interval from Myxococcota bacterium contains the following:
- a CDS encoding efflux RND transporter permease subunit, producing MATPLPPTDRPGLFSRIIDVFLRGSLSPALIAASLAAGLLALALTPREEEPQIVVPMADVHVAAPGLSAEEVERTISTRVEKLLTQIDGVEHTYSASRPGSATVTVRFRVGEDREDSLVKIYNKLYSNTDRIPASVAQWVVKPVEIDDVPIVVATLWSEDERAVDDHGLRRIAEELEVALQGVPGTNRVDIVGGRPRAIRVDLLPDALAARQTSALEVAWALGVSNVRVPAGSFERGDAHLLVDAGAFAPDAAALRELVVGVVDGVPVFLRDVARVRDGPAERTSYGWMGFGAAAGRADLARHGLFFPSVAVSVAKQAGTNAVAIADAVVARIDAVAPELLPAGVHVDVTRNTGHTANDKVNELLESLAIALVTLIAAIAVSLGWREGLVVAVTVPVTFALTLLVNWVAGYTINRVTLFALILALGLVVDDPIVDVENVYRHLRMRAQRPLDAVRTAVNEVRPPIVIATLAVIVSFLPMVFITGMMGPYMRPMALNVPVSMAMSMVVAFTITPWLAYHALRGRAEAAGDDAEGERVEATRLYALYRRGLGAFLERPARARALFATVAALFAGAALLVGVRAVPLKMLPFDNKNELQVLVDAPEGTTLERSDAVARRLAEVLRGASEVVDFQIYSGLASPMDFNGMVRHYFLRQGPNVAEIRLTLLPKGERALRSHEVALRLRGELERVAGEEGVRIAVVELPPGPPVLATLTVEVAGDADTPYERIREAALAVEERLRAEPGVHDVDSTVEADATRLVFAPDPEKAARSGVSVAEIAATVRLALAGETATTLHVADEANPLPIELRVARSERSSEAALLALPVKGRPGIVKTREGGGVRDGAVPVVRIGELGAFERAPADRAIYHKDLRRVAFVYAEPVGRAPAEVAADVEADLADAGARGEAASDARAPRALAGRTYFANGGGLPWRLPAGTRIAWMSEGELEITRDVFRDLGIAFGVALVGIYFLVVYQTQSYAMPLVLMISIPLTLIGIMPGFWLLQLFAPHDVGGHASPTFFTATAMIGMIALAGIAVRNAVLLIEFLHVGLREGLSLEEATVRAGAVRTRPILLTAGTAMLAAVPITLDPIFSGLAWALLFGLLVSTAFTLLVVPVAYYRVYRDVPGHGLPVAGAEDSP